TCGTGCTGAGCAACACGGTGCTGATCATCGCGGGTTCGCTGGTCGGTGCTTCCGGCATCATCCTGACGAACATCATGTGCGTCGCCATGAACCGGTCGCTGGCCAATGTGCTCTTCGGCGTGTTTGAGACCGGCGAGGTCGCCTCCGCCGACGAGGTCTACGGCGGCAAGGTCAAGTCCGCCAGTCCGGATGAGGTGGCGATGCTCTTCGACAGCGTGCAGCACGCGGTCGTCGTTCCGGGATACGGGATGGCCGTTGCGCAGGCGCAGCATATCGTGCGGGATCTCGCGAACCTGCTGGAAGAGCGCGGGTGCCGTGTCGACTTCGGCATCCATCCGGTGGCGGGCCGCATGCCCGGGCACATGAATGTGCTCCTGGCCGAAGCCGATGTGCCGTACGACAAGCTCAAGGAGATGGACGCCATCAACTCCGAGATGGATCAGGTGGATGTGTGCATGGTCATCGGGGCGAACGATGTCGTGAACCCGATGGCGCGCACGGATCCGGGGTGTCCGATCGCCGGAATGCCCATCATCGATGTGGACAAGGCGCGAACGGTGGTGATCGTCAAGCGGAGCCTGTCGCCGGGCTTCGCCGGGATCCCGAACCCGCTCTTCGCCATGGATAACACGCTGATGATGTTCGGCGACGGCAAGGCCGCCATTCAGGAACTGGTGACTGCGCTGAAGGAAGGATAGCGCACCGCCGTTTGAGCGGCAGAGAAACCGGGGGGCGGTCTGACGGCCGCCCTCTCGTGCTCGCTACTCGTCCGACGCGCTCCCCACATACTCCCGGAGGCTCGCGATCTGCTCCTCGCGCCCGAGGACAATCATCGTGTCCCCGGCTTCCAGCCGCGTCTCCGGGCCTGGGTTGTAACTCGGCGCGTCTTCGGAGAACCCCCGGCGCAACGCCAGCACGACCAGCCCGGTGCGCTGCGGGATGCGCGCTTCCGAAAGACTCCGCCCGACAATGGACGCGCCCTTCGGGATGGTGGTCTCTTCAAGCCGGAGCGCAATGTCCGAGCCGAGCGTCGCGGCATCCAGAAAACTCACGATGCTCGGCCGCACCAGCGAGGCCGCCATCCGCTTCGCCCCGGTGACCGGCGGGGAGATCACATGGTTCGCCCCGGCACGGCGGAGTTTCTCCAGCGATTCCTCTTCGTTCGCCCGGGCGACGATCTCCATGTCCGGACGCATCCCTCGCGCCGTGAGGCAAAGGAGGAGGTTGTCGGCGTCGCTGGACAGACACGCGGCCAACCCTTTCGCACGGACCACTCCCGCCGTTTCGAGCGTTCCTTCCCGTGTCGCGTCGGCCTCGATCACGGGAACGCCCTCGCCGGTGTCCCGAAGCGTCGCGGCCCGGTCCGGGTCGACCTCGATCACGACGAAAGGCACGCCCTCGGTCGCCAGTTCCTCGACGAGCACGCGCCCGACGCGCCCCGCTCCGCAGACAATGTGATGGTCGGACAGACTCTCGATTCTCTTCATGTTCCTTCGCCTCCGAAAGACACCCGCGAAGTCCATCTCGACGATGAATGCGGTGATAAGCGCCCACCAGATCCCCAGACCGACCACGCTGAGCGCAAGCAGCGCGACGGTGAACACCCGGCCCGCGTGGCTCAACGGATGCACTTCCGCGTATCCCACGGACGAAGCCGTCACGACAGCCATGTAGAACGCGTCGAAGCTCTTCCACTTCTCCAGGGCCACATAGCCCGCCGTGCCCGCCGCGATCACGCCCATGGAGAAGAGGAACGCCCAGAAGAAGCGTTTCCCGAACGGGAGCAGCGTCCGCCGGAGGGACGCGCGATGAAGGTCCGGGGCGATCGGCCGCGGATGAGTCGGTCTCATCCGCCCATTCCTCCGGTCTCCGGGCGAAGTGGCAAGATTTTCCTCCGGTCTCCCCCGGGAAGTTGCGGTATCTTCCGTGGGCTTGCTTCTCC
Above is a genomic segment from Gemmatimonadota bacterium containing:
- a CDS encoding NAD(P)(+) transhydrogenase (Re/Si-specific) subunit beta; this translates as MEPGYVNLAYVLASVLFILGLKGLTHPRTAVRGNRLGALGMFVAAVATLAAKGLAFEYILAGVVLGALIGAIAAVKVEMTAMPQMVALFNGFGGIASIFVAGAAFLVAQASGDALGMQIVIATAASGLIGAVTFWGSLIAYSKLQGLSIIPDGQVSYPGQKFVNLVVFLASIAAAVWLVLDPSNTAAYWVLCAIASLLGVLLVIAIGGADMPVVIALLNSYSGLAAAATGFVLSNTVLIIAGSLVGASGIILTNIMCVAMNRSLANVLFGVFETGEVASADEVYGGKVKSASPDEVAMLFDSVQHAVVVPGYGMAVAQAQHIVRDLANLLEERGCRVDFGIHPVAGRMPGHMNVLLAEADVPYDKLKEMDAINSEMDQVDVCMVIGANDVVNPMARTDPGCPIAGMPIIDVDKARTVVIVKRSLSPGFAGIPNPLFAMDNTLMMFGDGKAAIQELVTALKEG
- a CDS encoding potassium channel protein, encoding MRPTHPRPIAPDLHRASLRRTLLPFGKRFFWAFLFSMGVIAAGTAGYVALEKWKSFDAFYMAVVTASSVGYAEVHPLSHAGRVFTVALLALSVVGLGIWWALITAFIVEMDFAGVFRRRRNMKRIESLSDHHIVCGAGRVGRVLVEELATEGVPFVVIEVDPDRAATLRDTGEGVPVIEADATREGTLETAGVVRAKGLAACLSSDADNLLLCLTARGMRPDMEIVARANEEESLEKLRRAGANHVISPPVTGAKRMAASLVRPSIVSFLDAATLGSDIALRLEETTIPKGASIVGRSLSEARIPQRTGLVVLALRRGFSEDAPSYNPGPETRLEAGDTMIVLGREEQIASLREYVGSASDE